A window of the Candidatus Liberibacter solanacearum CLso-ZC1 genome harbors these coding sequences:
- the pdhA gene encoding pyruvate dehydrogenase (acetyl-transferring) E1 component subunit alpha, which yields MDISFFKEFKVSEFDKTQELSAYQKMLLIRRFEEKTGQLYGMGLIGGFCHLCIGQEAVIIGMKMAMAEGDQMITAYRDHGHILSCGVEASKVMAELTGRQGGISKGKGGSMHMFSTENGFYGGHGIVGAQVSLGTGIAFANKYRKSDKVCVVCLGDGAANQGQVYESFNMAELWKLGVIYVIENNQYAMGTSVARASAQPNLSKRGISFNIPGIQVDGMDVRSVKAAIEKATAYCRANKGPIILEMLTYRYRGHSMSDPATYRTRDEVNDMRTNHDPIEQVRERLLQKKWASESDLKAIEMSVRKIVNDSVEFAQSDEEPNSSELYSDILI from the coding sequence ATGGATATTTCTTTTTTTAAAGAATTTAAAGTTTCTGAATTTGATAAAACGCAAGAATTGTCGGCTTATCAAAAAATGTTGTTAATTCGTCGTTTTGAGGAAAAAACAGGGCAATTATACGGTATGGGTTTGATAGGAGGATTTTGCCACCTCTGTATTGGTCAAGAGGCAGTTATCATTGGGATGAAAATGGCTATGGCTGAAGGCGATCAAATGATTACAGCCTATAGAGATCATGGACATATTCTTTCTTGTGGGGTAGAAGCATCAAAAGTCATGGCAGAATTGACTGGTCGCCAGGGTGGTATATCAAAGGGCAAGGGTGGATCTATGCATATGTTTTCTACCGAAAACGGATTTTACGGAGGACATGGGATTGTAGGAGCGCAAGTTTCCCTCGGAACAGGAATTGCGTTTGCAAATAAATATCGCAAATCTGATAAAGTGTGTGTTGTTTGTTTGGGAGATGGTGCCGCAAATCAAGGACAAGTTTATGAAAGCTTTAATATGGCCGAACTGTGGAAGCTCGGTGTAATTTATGTAATCGAAAACAATCAATATGCCATGGGAACTTCTGTAGCTAGAGCATCTGCACAACCTAATTTGTCAAAGAGAGGCATATCCTTTAATATACCAGGTATACAAGTCGACGGCATGGACGTGCGATCTGTTAAAGCCGCAATCGAAAAAGCAACTGCATATTGTCGTGCTAACAAGGGTCCAATTATACTAGAAATGCTAACTTACCGTTATAGAGGTCATTCTATGTCTGATCCAGCAACTTACCGCACTCGTGATGAAGTAAATGACATGCGTACCAACCATGATCCAATTGAGCAAGTTCGTGAACGATTGTTACAAAAAAAATGGGCTAGTGAAAGTGACTTAAAAGCAATAGAAATGAGTGTCCGTAAAATTGTAAATGATAGTGTAGAATTTGCCCAATCTGATGAAGAGCCCAATTCTTCGGAGCTTTACTCAGATATTCTGATCTGA
- a CDS encoding FtsB family cell division protein, which translates to MWTRHYKKGKFFRIVFRVIAFFSVIYFINHAIKDDCGLEETKSLEKSLIERERFLFELQEVRSKLERKVKLMSDGSLEKDLLDEKARYNLNLSRSDEIILFYPNF; encoded by the coding sequence ATGTGGACAAGACATTATAAAAAGGGTAAATTTTTCCGAATAGTTTTTCGAGTTATAGCTTTTTTTTCCGTAATTTATTTTATTAATCATGCTATAAAAGATGATTGCGGTTTGGAAGAAACAAAATCCTTGGAAAAATCTCTCATTGAACGAGAGCGATTTCTTTTCGAATTACAAGAAGTTCGCTCTAAACTAGAACGTAAAGTAAAACTAATGAGCGATGGGTCTTTAGAGAAAGATCTCTTAGATGAAAAGGCACGTTACAATCTAAATTTATCTCGTAGTGATGAAATTATTTTGTTCTATCCTAATTTTTAG
- the eno gene encoding phosphopyruvate hydratase — translation MFINNIIAREVIDSRGNPTVEVDVYLEDGSSGHAIVPSGASTGIHEAFELRDKEKRYFGKGVLKAVEFVNNEIRAALLGYDARNQLLIDRIMIDLDGTPNKSRLGANAILGVSLAVSKAAAQTSNLPLYQYWGGCNAHVLPVPLMNILNGGLHADNTLDFQEFMILPVGAENIREAIRMGAEVFHTLKQELKSQGYSTDIGDEGGFSPKLKTADSALDLIVHSIEKAGYIAGKDLFIALDCAATTFFKDGKYILEGENLELQPNEMVDYLANLVKRYPIYSIEDGMSEDDWHGWKILTDKIGTHCQLVGDDLFVTNPARLHKGIESGIANSILIKPNQIGSVSETLNTIEKAHMAGYPSIISHRSGETEDHTIADLAVATNCGQIKAGSLARSDRLAKYNQLIRIEENLGKQAKFAGYSILTQQ, via the coding sequence ATGTTCATTAACAATATTATCGCCCGCGAAGTTATTGATAGCCGAGGAAACCCAACTGTTGAAGTAGATGTCTATCTTGAAGATGGAAGTTCAGGCCATGCTATTGTGCCATCCGGCGCATCTACTGGTATTCATGAAGCTTTTGAACTGCGAGACAAAGAAAAACGCTACTTTGGTAAAGGGGTCCTTAAAGCTGTTGAATTCGTTAATAATGAAATTCGCGCGGCATTGCTAGGGTATGATGCTAGGAACCAACTTCTCATTGATAGAATAATGATTGATCTTGACGGTACCCCCAATAAATCTCGTCTTGGAGCCAATGCTATCCTCGGCGTGTCTCTTGCTGTATCTAAAGCCGCCGCACAAACCTCTAACTTGCCTTTATACCAGTATTGGGGCGGTTGTAATGCCCACGTTCTCCCAGTCCCCCTAATGAATATTCTTAATGGCGGTCTCCATGCCGATAATACTCTTGATTTTCAAGAATTTATGATTCTCCCTGTAGGGGCGGAAAACATACGTGAAGCTATTCGCATGGGAGCAGAAGTATTCCATACCCTAAAACAAGAATTAAAATCACAAGGATATAGCACCGATATAGGAGATGAAGGAGGATTTTCTCCCAAGCTCAAAACTGCTGATTCTGCGCTTGATTTAATCGTTCATTCTATAGAAAAAGCAGGCTATATTGCAGGGAAAGATTTATTTATTGCTCTTGACTGTGCCGCAACTACATTTTTTAAAGACGGTAAATATATCTTAGAGGGTGAAAATTTAGAATTGCAACCAAATGAGATGGTTGATTATCTTGCCAATCTTGTTAAGCGTTATCCTATCTATTCTATAGAAGATGGCATGTCGGAAGATGATTGGCATGGATGGAAAATTCTGACTGATAAGATAGGAACACATTGCCAACTAGTGGGGGACGACTTATTTGTTACGAATCCTGCGCGTTTACATAAAGGAATAGAATCAGGAATTGCAAATTCAATACTCATTAAACCCAATCAAATTGGTTCCGTTTCTGAAACGCTCAATACGATAGAAAAAGCACATATGGCGGGATATCCGAGCATTATTTCTCATCGATCAGGAGAAACAGAAGATCATACAATAGCAGATTTAGCGGTAGCAACCAATTGCGGGCAAATTAAAGCTGGGTCTCTGGCGCGATCAGATAGGCTTGCAAAGTACAATCAATTAATTCGCATTGAAGAAAATCTTGGAAAGCAAGCAAAATTTGCTGGATACTCTATTCTCACTCAACAATAA
- the kdsA gene encoding 3-deoxy-8-phosphooctulonate synthase, translating into MTHTNLEIQLGHGKKQVTFSNQKRLVLIAGPCQIESREHAFMMAEKLYAICQSLNIGLVYKSSFDKANRSSLAGKRGIGLEKGREIFLDLKKKYGFPILTDVHTEQQCKAIADSVDILQIPAFLCRQTDLLIAAAQTGRVINVKKGQFLSPWEMHNVLQKLHANGAMDVLFCERGTSFGYNNLVTDMRSFPIMASMGVPVIFDASHSVQQPGIRGNCSGGEREFIAPLAKAAVAIGIAGIFLETHQDPDNAPSDGPNMINIDDLPKLLSQLLSIDKVIKSL; encoded by the coding sequence ATGACACATACTAACCTAGAAATTCAACTTGGACATGGTAAAAAACAGGTCACATTTTCTAATCAAAAACGTCTTGTACTCATTGCTGGACCATGTCAAATAGAAAGCCGCGAACATGCTTTTATGATGGCAGAAAAACTGTATGCAATTTGTCAATCTCTCAACATAGGATTGGTATATAAATCTTCGTTTGATAAAGCCAATCGCAGTTCGCTGGCAGGAAAACGCGGCATAGGGCTTGAAAAAGGACGAGAAATTTTTCTGGATTTGAAAAAAAAATATGGCTTTCCTATACTCACAGATGTTCATACTGAGCAACAATGTAAAGCCATAGCAGATAGCGTTGATATTTTGCAAATTCCCGCCTTCCTTTGTCGCCAAACTGATTTATTGATAGCGGCAGCTCAAACAGGACGTGTCATTAACGTCAAGAAAGGACAATTTTTATCTCCTTGGGAAATGCATAATGTTCTACAAAAACTCCATGCCAATGGAGCAATGGACGTGCTTTTTTGTGAGCGTGGAACTTCTTTCGGCTATAATAACCTAGTTACTGATATGCGTTCTTTTCCTATCATGGCATCCATGGGAGTGCCTGTCATTTTTGATGCTAGCCATTCCGTTCAACAACCTGGAATACGTGGAAATTGTTCCGGAGGAGAAAGAGAATTCATCGCCCCCCTTGCAAAAGCTGCGGTTGCTATAGGAATTGCTGGAATATTTTTAGAAACACATCAAGATCCTGACAATGCCCCATCCGATGGCCCAAATATGATCAACATAGACGATCTTCCAAAACTATTATCCCAATTGCTTTCTATCGACAAAGTTATAAAATCACTATAG
- the lexA gene encoding transcriptional repressor LexA — MLTLKQKELLDFIQEYFEATGLSPSFDEMKKALSIASKSGIYRLVLSLEDRGFIRRIPKRARALKIVKIPENLKLSERSTQDSGVGGERGKEKFCYSPVPFMGCIAAEVSISSVQKRMRDILVPSTMLREGKHYAFEMEDDSMIGVGILQRDIVVMCSSKSADPGDIVLAFLDDKNATLKRFRQKGDSIALESAHPAYKTRIFPLNSVKIQGKLVGLIRHYYS; from the coding sequence ATGTTGACGCTTAAGCAAAAAGAGCTTTTGGATTTTATTCAAGAATATTTTGAAGCTACAGGTCTTTCTCCGTCTTTTGATGAAATGAAAAAAGCTTTGAGCATTGCTTCTAAGTCTGGAATATATCGTCTTGTCCTTTCTTTGGAAGATCGAGGTTTTATTCGCAGAATTCCTAAACGAGCTCGTGCCTTGAAGATTGTTAAAATTCCAGAAAATTTGAAATTATCTGAACGATCTACGCAAGATTCTGGCGTAGGTGGGGAAAGGGGAAAAGAGAAATTTTGTTATTCACCGGTGCCCTTTATGGGCTGTATAGCGGCAGAAGTATCTATTTCTTCTGTTCAAAAAAGGATGCGTGATATTCTTGTTCCTTCGACAATGTTGAGGGAAGGAAAGCATTATGCTTTTGAAATGGAAGATGATTCGATGATTGGAGTTGGTATTTTACAAAGAGACATCGTCGTGATGTGTAGTAGTAAATCTGCTGATCCGGGAGATATAGTTTTGGCATTTTTAGATGATAAAAATGCTACTCTTAAGAGATTCCGACAAAAAGGTGATTCTATCGCTTTAGAATCCGCTCATCCTGCATATAAAACACGGATATTCCCCTTGAATAGTGTAAAAATTCAAGGAAAATTAGTAGGATTAATACGTCACTACTATTCGTAG
- a CDS encoding ComEC/Rec2 family competence protein, which yields MIFLTSLVGSVAASIFLIKHFHCIPIYGLIANILAIPILSFVVMPAGLIAALLMIFSLDDIPLHVMGWGINIIIHIAHTISKIGNEFCIGRISQTLFISIVIGFLLLAFLKTNIRHIGTAIIGIAIAILFIYPYPPLPDLLISEDGKLVAFVNKNTLMSNYVNPPPFIFSQWKSALVTPFHEAPQVQKEDIHNISQSTLKEILQSMQPGKFICINKSLCIGYHKSGIIVGALKKKEAIRLACQLSDILITTIRDINTKLCNVSLLISPEMLNKNGSLEITIIPPSNNNDRVKFIIQRTIENIKLPWTKNRIDSLF from the coding sequence GTGATTTTTCTCACATCGTTAGTAGGAAGCGTTGCGGCTTCAATTTTTTTAATCAAACATTTTCACTGCATACCTATATACGGTTTAATCGCAAATATTCTTGCGATACCAATCCTATCATTTGTTGTTATGCCAGCAGGGCTTATAGCAGCCTTATTAATGATTTTTTCTTTAGATGATATCCCCTTACATGTGATGGGCTGGGGAATTAATATCATTATTCACATTGCACATACAATTTCAAAAATAGGCAATGAATTCTGCATAGGAAGAATATCCCAAACTTTATTCATTAGCATAGTCATTGGATTTCTATTATTAGCGTTTCTCAAAACAAATATTCGCCATATTGGAACTGCAATTATCGGGATTGCAATAGCCATTCTCTTTATTTATCCCTATCCCCCTCTCCCTGACCTTCTCATATCCGAAGATGGAAAACTTGTTGCATTTGTGAACAAAAACACTCTTATGTCCAATTATGTAAATCCTCCACCTTTTATATTTTCTCAATGGAAATCAGCCTTAGTAACTCCATTCCACGAAGCACCTCAGGTACAAAAAGAAGATATCCATAACATAAGTCAATCTACCTTAAAAGAAATCCTTCAATCAATGCAGCCAGGAAAATTTATCTGCATCAACAAATCACTTTGCATCGGATACCATAAAAGTGGCATCATTGTGGGCGCTCTTAAAAAGAAAGAAGCAATCCGCCTAGCTTGCCAATTATCCGATATTCTCATAACGACAATAAGGGATATAAATACTAAATTATGCAATGTTTCTCTCTTAATTTCACCAGAAATGTTAAATAAGAATGGATCTTTAGAAATAACAATAATTCCACCGTCTAATAACAATGATAGAGTGAAATTTATTATTCAAAGAACAATAGAAAATATCAAACTTCCATGGACTAAGAATAGAATAGACAGTTTATTTTGA
- a CDS encoding ComEC/Rec2 family competence protein, with amino-acid sequence MLQKKIFNNFHYTIQHLKHLIQLEQEYGRFFLFIPVFMAFGATFWFTKKTEIPTWVIVFSCIITTLISLKIRYSHPNTFLIASILTYFLTGMTLAVIETLRNPTIMLSHPITTTLRGIVKWREPMQDGKWRYLVKILETNHYHSELLSQQVMLSVTKKHDPFPSGNIIEGTARLSPPSGPALPGLFDISFFSYYKGIGAVGYFYSTPRTIPFSDSHNNWKQFLITPQSFLYDIRAKIGIYIRTKLSGDIGALAAALITDERRAISSETIESLRKSGLAHIIAISGINMTIAAGLFFFGMRSILACFPIFAERFSIKKISSFGALLTVTTYFLISGASISAQRAYFMTVIILFSYLFDAYFIGLRSIAVTAIFMICIAPSEVMGPSFQMSFATTAALIASGSIWQNEIILTLYSK; translated from the coding sequence ATGCTTCAAAAAAAAATTTTTAATAATTTTCATTATACTATACAACATTTAAAGCACCTTATACAACTAGAACAAGAATATGGACGTTTCTTCTTATTTATTCCTGTTTTTATGGCATTTGGAGCAACATTTTGGTTTACAAAAAAAACAGAAATACCCACTTGGGTAATTGTATTTAGTTGCATTATTACAACTCTCATATCACTCAAAATTCGATATTCGCACCCTAATACATTTCTTATAGCAAGCATCCTGACATATTTTCTAACAGGAATGACCCTTGCTGTTATTGAAACTCTACGCAATCCTACTATCATGCTTTCTCACCCTATTACAACTACTTTACGTGGAATAGTAAAATGGCGTGAACCTATGCAAGATGGAAAATGGCGTTATCTAGTTAAAATCCTTGAAACAAATCATTATCATTCAGAATTGTTGTCTCAACAGGTAATGTTATCCGTCACTAAAAAACATGACCCCTTTCCTTCTGGAAACATAATAGAAGGAACCGCAAGACTATCCCCTCCATCTGGACCTGCCCTCCCGGGGCTTTTTGACATTAGTTTTTTTTCTTATTATAAGGGCATTGGTGCTGTTGGCTATTTCTATTCCACTCCAAGAACAATACCTTTCTCTGATTCACATAATAATTGGAAACAATTTTTAATCACACCACAATCTTTTTTGTATGATATTCGAGCAAAAATAGGAATATACATTCGCACAAAACTTTCCGGCGATATCGGTGCTCTTGCTGCGGCTCTAATAACCGATGAACGCCGAGCCATATCTAGCGAAACTATAGAATCTCTTCGCAAATCTGGATTGGCGCATATAATAGCCATTTCCGGAATCAATATGACAATAGCGGCGGGTCTTTTTTTTTTCGGCATGCGCTCAATCCTTGCTTGCTTTCCAATTTTTGCAGAAAGATTTTCAATCAAGAAAATATCATCTTTCGGCGCTCTTTTAACAGTAACTACTTATTTTTTAATATCGGGGGCGAGTATCTCTGCTCAAAGAGCCTATTTTATGACCGTAATAATTCTATTTTCTTACTTATTTGACGCATATTTCATCGGATTACGTAGTATAGCAGTAACCGCCATTTTCATGATTTGCATTGCTCCCTCAGAAGTAATGGGACCTAGTTTTCAAATGTCTTTTGCAACAACCGCCGCTCTCATAGCAAGCGGATCTATCTGGCAAAACGAAATTATCCTCACCCTTTACTCAAAATGA
- a CDS encoding citrate synthase, producing the protein MMDKFAKLYLENEQMDLLIRRGSLGSSVIDISSLNKSGIFTYDPAFSATASCESKITFIDGNNGTLLYRGYPIEQLSEKSDFLEVCYLLLHGELPDAEQKKDFDYKISRHTLLNENMSRFFTGFPSNAHPVAMLVSAVGALSAFYYSPSDVQDLEQCVTVSLRMIAKISTIVAMIYKHSIGQPFVFPKNNLDYASNFLHMCFSVPCEEYHVNPLLARAMDRIFILHADHEQNASTSTVRLAGSSGADPFACIAAGIACLGGRAHGGANEEALNMLKEIGSPERIPQYIMRAKDKNDSFRIMGFGHRIYKNYDPRCRIMRETMYEVLEATGNINDPIAQVAIELEKIALSDEYFIERKLYPNVDFYSGITLKSLGFPTNLFTALFALARTAGWVAQWKEMIMDPSRRIGRPRQLYTGSVKRDYVPLEERAKRD; encoded by the coding sequence ATGATGGATAAATTTGCAAAACTCTATTTAGAAAATGAGCAGATGGATCTGCTTATAAGGAGAGGTAGTCTCGGCTCTTCTGTGATAGATATATCGTCTCTTAATAAGAGTGGGATTTTTACGTATGATCCTGCTTTTTCTGCCACAGCCTCTTGTGAATCGAAAATAACTTTTATTGACGGTAATAATGGAACATTGTTGTATCGCGGTTATCCGATTGAACAGTTGTCAGAGAAGAGTGATTTTTTAGAAGTTTGTTACTTATTGTTACATGGAGAGCTTCCCGACGCAGAACAAAAAAAGGACTTTGATTATAAAATCTCAAGGCACACTTTATTAAATGAGAATATGTCTCGTTTTTTTACAGGATTTCCAAGTAATGCACATCCTGTGGCCATGTTGGTTAGTGCGGTAGGTGCTTTGTCGGCTTTTTATTACAGTCCCTCCGATGTTCAAGATCTTGAGCAATGTGTGACTGTATCCTTGCGGATGATTGCCAAAATATCCACTATAGTTGCAATGATTTATAAGCATTCTATAGGGCAGCCCTTTGTATTTCCAAAAAACAATCTTGATTATGCGTCGAATTTTTTACACATGTGTTTTTCGGTTCCTTGTGAAGAATATCATGTTAATCCTTTGCTAGCCCGTGCTATGGATCGTATATTTATCTTGCATGCTGATCACGAACAAAATGCCTCTACATCTACGGTGCGTTTAGCGGGCTCTTCTGGGGCAGATCCTTTTGCATGCATTGCTGCTGGTATAGCTTGTCTTGGAGGGCGTGCACATGGTGGAGCGAATGAAGAAGCGCTTAATATGTTGAAGGAGATTGGTTCTCCCGAACGTATTCCTCAGTATATAATGCGCGCTAAAGATAAAAATGATTCATTTCGGATTATGGGTTTTGGGCATCGTATCTATAAAAATTATGATCCTAGATGTCGCATTATGCGAGAGACCATGTATGAAGTATTGGAGGCCACAGGGAATATCAATGACCCAATAGCACAAGTTGCAATTGAATTAGAAAAAATTGCTCTTAGCGATGAGTACTTTATTGAGCGAAAACTCTATCCGAATGTTGATTTTTACTCTGGGATAACATTAAAATCTTTAGGCTTTCCAACCAATTTATTCACGGCATTATTTGCATTGGCTCGTACGGCAGGTTGGGTTGCGCAGTGGAAAGAAATGATAATGGATCCATCTCGTCGAATAGGTCGTCCTCGTCAACTTTATACAGGATCTGTGAAGCGTGATTATGTGCCTTTAGAGGAAAGAGCTAAGAGAGATTAA
- the parC gene encoding DNA topoisomerase IV subunit A has product MGSDKTPNSDDLVEENFNSVSLKSALEERYLAYALSTIKERAIPDSRDGFKPVHRRIIHAMSEMGLDFNAAFKKSARIVGEVIGKLHPHGDQSVYDSLVRLAQSFVQRYPLIRGQGNFGNIDGDSAAAYRYTEARMTQVADLILQGVDENAVDFRDTYNEEDSEPVVFPGKFPNLLANGSSGIAVGMATSIPSHNVEEICEAALILINDPESSLEKLLEHIIGPDFPTGGIIVESRESIFESYRSGRGGFRVRAKWCVEDLGRGSWCIVVSEIPYQVQKSRLIEKIADLIMTKRIPLLEDIRDESAEDIRIVLFPKNRSVDPDLLMESMFVLSDLETRFPLNMNVLSMGRVPQVMSLDGVLKEWLVHRREVLLRRSSFRMQAIDRRVEVLKGLSIAYLNIDEIIAIIRNEDKPKSVMISRFSLTENQADAILNLRLRSLRKLEEYQIKSELDNLLLEKDNLNLLLNSEKKQWDQIACEIREVKEIFSKSTDLGRRRTVFCEALKTDKVAVQQAMIEKEPVTVVISKRGWIRSLKGHSIDLSALNFKEGDGLKIAFHAYTTERILLFSTDGRAYTLPVGNLLSGRGHGEAIQLLIDINHNQDIMAAFVQDPTCKLLFVSNKGNAFIVQESQIIPNTRKGKQFFKVSSGDSMKLVVKVIGDNVAVVGENRKLLIFPIDQIPEMNRGKGVRLQSYKDGGVSDVVCFNISEGLTWVDSAGRSFNRSKDDLIRWLGKRGGAGSLVPKGFPRSGNFFSK; this is encoded by the coding sequence ATGGGCTCTGATAAAACACCTAATTCAGATGATTTGGTTGAAGAGAATTTTAACTCTGTTTCTTTAAAATCAGCTCTTGAAGAGAGATATCTTGCCTATGCGCTATCTACAATTAAGGAGCGCGCAATTCCAGATTCTAGGGATGGGTTTAAGCCCGTACATAGACGTATTATCCATGCAATGAGTGAAATGGGTTTGGATTTCAATGCTGCTTTTAAAAAGAGTGCTCGTATTGTTGGCGAAGTGATAGGTAAGTTGCATCCGCATGGAGATCAATCGGTTTATGATTCGTTAGTACGTCTGGCCCAATCTTTTGTTCAAAGGTATCCGCTTATTAGGGGACAGGGTAATTTTGGTAATATTGATGGTGATAGTGCGGCAGCTTATCGTTATACAGAGGCACGTATGACTCAAGTCGCTGACTTGATCTTGCAGGGAGTAGATGAAAATGCGGTTGATTTTCGTGATACATATAATGAAGAAGATTCTGAACCGGTTGTTTTCCCAGGCAAGTTCCCCAATCTTTTAGCTAATGGTTCGTCTGGCATTGCTGTTGGGATGGCGACCTCTATTCCTTCACATAATGTTGAAGAAATTTGTGAAGCGGCTCTCATATTGATTAATGATCCAGAATCTTCGCTAGAAAAGTTGCTTGAGCATATTATTGGACCTGATTTTCCAACGGGTGGTATCATTGTTGAAAGTCGGGAAAGCATTTTTGAATCCTATCGTTCAGGACGAGGGGGATTCCGAGTCCGTGCAAAGTGGTGCGTTGAAGACCTTGGGCGTGGTTCATGGTGTATTGTGGTTAGTGAGATACCTTATCAAGTTCAAAAATCACGATTAATTGAAAAAATTGCTGATCTCATTATGACGAAGAGAATCCCTCTGTTAGAGGATATTCGTGATGAATCAGCTGAAGATATACGAATTGTATTGTTTCCTAAAAATCGTTCAGTAGATCCAGATTTATTGATGGAATCAATGTTTGTATTAAGTGATTTGGAAACACGATTTCCATTGAATATGAATGTTCTTTCAATGGGTCGCGTTCCTCAAGTTATGTCACTTGATGGGGTATTAAAAGAATGGCTTGTACATCGCCGGGAAGTTCTTTTGCGGAGATCATCTTTTCGTATGCAAGCGATTGATCGTCGAGTAGAAGTATTGAAAGGTCTCTCAATTGCATATCTGAATATTGATGAGATCATTGCTATTATTAGAAATGAAGATAAGCCAAAATCGGTGATGATATCACGTTTTTCTCTTACGGAGAATCAAGCTGATGCTATCCTCAATTTGAGATTGCGTTCGTTACGTAAGTTAGAAGAATATCAGATAAAATCGGAATTAGATAATTTGCTTCTTGAAAAAGACAATCTTAATTTATTGTTGAACTCAGAAAAAAAACAATGGGATCAAATAGCTTGCGAGATTCGTGAGGTGAAAGAGATTTTTTCTAAATCAACGGATTTGGGTAGAAGACGCACAGTATTTTGTGAGGCATTGAAAACTGATAAAGTAGCAGTGCAACAAGCTATGATTGAAAAAGAACCAGTAACGGTCGTGATTTCTAAAAGAGGTTGGATTCGATCTTTAAAAGGACATTCTATAGATTTATCTGCCCTTAATTTCAAAGAAGGTGATGGTTTAAAAATAGCATTCCATGCTTATACTACCGAAAGAATATTGCTTTTCTCAACTGATGGAAGAGCATATACCCTTCCTGTTGGAAATTTATTGAGTGGACGTGGTCATGGAGAAGCGATACAGCTTTTAATTGATATTAACCATAATCAAGACATCATGGCTGCATTTGTTCAGGATCCGACATGTAAATTATTGTTTGTATCCAATAAGGGCAACGCTTTTATAGTACAGGAATCGCAGATTATTCCCAATACTCGTAAAGGCAAACAATTTTTCAAGGTTTCTTCTGGAGATTCAATGAAGTTAGTTGTCAAAGTAATTGGTGATAATGTTGCTGTGGTTGGAGAAAATCGTAAGCTTTTGATATTTCCAATAGATCAGATTCCTGAAATGAATCGAGGAAAAGGTGTGCGTCTGCAATCATATAAAGATGGTGGTGTTTCTGATGTTGTATGTTTTAATATAAGTGAAGGGCTCACCTGGGTAGATAGTGCGGGGCGTTCTTTTAATCGATCCAAAGATGATTTGATAAGATGGTTGGGTAAGCGTGGAGGGGCAGGATCTCTAGTTCCGAAAGGATTCCCCCGTTCAGGTAATTTTTTTAGTAAATAA